The genomic window AATTTGGCTATCGCTATTCGAATGCCAGTGAAGCGCATATCTTTGTGGGTGTGCAGGTCAAACCGGGGGGAGAAGACCGTCTGGCGGTTATCGAAAAGCTGGAAGAGGCTGGTTATCAGGTGGAAGACCTGACCGAAAACGAACTGGCTAAACTGCATACCCGTCATCTGGCAGGCGGGCGCCCCAGCGAGCATTTTGAAGAAGAACTTTATCGCTTTGAGTTTCCTGAGCGTCCGGGGGCGTTGATGAACTTCCTGACCAAGCTACCCCATGACTGGAACATTTCACTGTTTCATTACCGCAATCATGGTGCGGCATATGGTCGCGTGCTGGTAGGCATGCAAGTGCCTAATGGCCACCGTAAAAATGTTGAAACGCACCTGGATGCGATTGGTTACCGCTATTGGAAGGAAAGCGACAATCCGGCTTATCGCCTGTTTATGGCTTAGCACGTCTGTCTGAGCTTGAGTTGACTGCTTGTGAGACAGCCTCTCTCACAATGTGGGTAAAGTTAATTGGAGTTAAATCTGCGTTTAAGGGCATCCAGAGACTCAATTGGCCATTGATTGAGGGTGCCCATTGGCCCTATAGTCAACGGACTTTCTTATCCATTATTCATTGGTCGTCGCCACTGGTGATAAGCCACCCAGCATTTCTATGCTTGGATTTTGTGGAACGTCCTTGAATAGTTAGTTCAATCACTGCAAACATTCTTGGAGAAGGACAACATGCGCCGTAAAAAGCCGGATACGATCATGGCATTATTTGTGATCTTTGTACTGGGAGTCTTGGTTACCGGGTACGCGCAGGCACTGTCCGGCAGCTAACAAGCTGGATAAAGGCCGCATTCTTGTAGGGATGCTCCCTCTTCTGGAAACTTCTCTGGCGTCCGTGTCGGCTACTGGCTGACACGGACGCTTTCGTTAGCTCGAATGTCGCTGGTGCGAAGAAGGGTTGGGCGTATAACACCTTGATCTGTCACGATCGCACTGAGCGGAATATCCCAGGGTTCGACGGGAAGTGAGTCAACTTCCTGGCAGGCGTGGGCAACTCCCATCAAGCGTGGCGCCGGTCGACGGTGACGAACAAATGCCAGGGTGCGATCATAATAGCCACCGCCCATTCCCATCCGGTTGGCCTTAGCATCAAAGCCGACTAATGGTACCAGCATGGTATCCAGCGCCCAGGGGGGTAAGCGATTGCGCCTGTGAGCACTGAACTGGGCTGCGGGTTCCCAGATACGATAACGGTTCTTCACCATAGGGGTGTCTGGCCGGTAAGCAACAAACCACAGCGTATTGTCTGCCAATGGGCGCAAGACGGGCAGGTAAACCTTAACCCCACGCCGATATAACCAGGGCAGCAAGGGGGTAGGGTCGATTTCACCGTTGAGCGGTAAATACAGGCTGATGCGCCGGGCGCGCTGAATTTCCGGCAGCTGTTTTAGCTGCGCGCACAATTTCCGGGCGGCGAGCTGTTGAGCCTGCATGGAAAGGTTTCGCCGGCGGCGCTTGAGTTCGCGGCGCAGGGACGTTTTATCTTTACCTGCTGCCAGGGCGCCAGTGGGCTCTTGAGCAAGCGTTGGCGAGGCAAGGGTTACATCATACGTCATCTTAAGGTTCCCCAGAGTGCCGCTGTCGTTCTGGCCCTGAACCCAAAGGTTCAGGTGGGTGGCCGCAGCCAGCCCATCAGGCTTTCCGTCACGCGGACATGCACACAGGACTGGCTAGCATTTGGCCCCCTAGGTATTGCGCATAGGCTCAAGGGACGTAAACGACTGGCGAACACCCCAGGGAACGCAACCATCCTAACAGAGCCGCTTCGGATACCAAAGATGCGCTGTGAATTTTGCGAAACCTTTAGGCAATAATTTGCTGACTCAAACGCTTGGGAGCGACCCGCTGTTGCTGTCATGATGGCTTATTGGTGCCGTTGGCTGGCTCACGGCTTTTTGTTAGCGCAGTTTCCAGGCGCTCACTCAGGCGAGTGATATCAGCCTCGTAATGGCGCTGGGCGTCCTTGGTTTCCAACAGCTCATTGGTAATGTTGAGCGCAGCCATGATGGCAACGCGTTCGGTACCCAGCACGCTGCTTTGCGCCTGAATGCCCTGCATGGCACGGTCAAGGTAGCGGGCGACCCGCTCAAGTTTCTGCTCTTCACCCGGATCACAGGCAATGGTGTAGTGTCGCCCTAGCAGGGTGATATCCGTGGTTGGACGCTTGGCGTCACTCATTGAAAGCTCCGGCGCGGGCCTGCGTGGGCCCGATGCGTTAATATCACCGCATGGAAACATGCGTACAGCCTCAACTATAAGGAGCCACTGTTGCAGGGTCAATCGACGCCGTCAGTAAGATGCGCCGACGCGATTGTTGCAGCAGTGCCACGCTCAATTTTCACACACTTCAACACCTGATGGATTCTGTTATGTCCCTGATCGATGAACGCCACGAATTTTCTGATATTGCCGATGTGTTTCTGCTGCATGGCAGCATGCAGTCGCCCGCTTTTCTAGACGGGCGCTTGTGTGGGCTATTGGCACTTCGGGATATTTCAGCGTCGGCATGGCTGGAAGAGGTATGCCTGAGTCTGGGCGTTGAACAGCCCGCTGACACCAGCAGCGGTGAGCGCCTGCTGGGTTGGCGCAAGCAGACGCTGGAGGCTTTGAGTGCCAGCGATCTCAACTACACCCCCTTGCTGCCGGATGAGCTTTTTTCACTGGCTGAGCAGGCGCAAGGCCTCAAGGACTGGGTGCAAGGTTTTAACGAAGTCATTGACGACGTGGTAGATGATGAAACACGTAAGCGCTGGTCCCAGGCCTTGTGCGAGGCCCTTGATGATATGCCAGCCATTGCGGGGATCGACGCCGATATTGATGATAGCCCCGAAAATGAAAACGATCTGTTTGCGCTGACCGAGCACGTGCGTATGACGGCAATGTTGCTGTATACCGAACAGCACCCCGGCCAGCCGCAGGTTGAACAGGCCGATGCGCCCACCCATTAGCCAGGGGTTTCAGGTTGCTGGAAATATGCAAGGTTTTGAAAAGCTGACGTGACTGGAGACGCTATGCAGCCCGATTTGATGTTATCGCCCGCCCCGATTGCGCCACAGGTTTATCAGGCGCGCCGTGCTCGATTGATGCACAAGCTGCCAAGCCATTCGGCAGCCCTGATCCCGGGGGCCTCCTTGGTAACCCGTTCGCGCGACAGCGAATACCCGTTTCGCCAGGATAGTGATTTCTATTACCTGACCGGGATCACTGAGCCCGGCGCCCTCCTGGTGTTACTGCCTGATGGCAGCGATCAGGGCGGGCAGTGCGTGGTGTTCTGTCAGGATCGTGACTTCACCATGGAAGCCTGGACGGGGCGTCGCCTGGGGGCTGAAGGCGTTATGCGAGAGCATGCTGTTGAGCTGGCGTTTGAAAATGCCGAGCGCGAGGAGCAGCTCAAGACCTTGCTCAGCGGCCGTGAAATGCTCTATATCCCCCTCTCGCATCCAGAAGCCCAAGGCTTGGCTGACGACGCCTATCAGCAGGCGCAGGCCGCTCAGCGGCGTGGTCACCCGACGCTGCAGGGTTGGCTGGATATTGCGCCCTTGATTCATGATATGCGGCTGATCAAGGGAGATGAAGAGCTCACCTTGCTTCGCCATGCGGCCGCCATCTCGGCGCGGGCTCATTGCCGTGCCATGCGAGCAGCCGCACCTGGGCTGCATGAATACCACCTGCAGGCTGAGCTGGAGCATGAGTTTGTCTGGCAGGGCGGCAGCGGCCCTGCCTACAGCACCATTGTGGGCAGCGGTGCAAACGCCTGTGTTCTGCACTACATTGAAAATTCTGCCCCGCTCAAGGCAGGTGAGCTGGTGCTGATAGACGCTGGCGCTGAATATGCCCTCTATGCTGGTGATATCACCCGAACCTTCCCTGTCTCAGGCGTGTTTAGCGCACCCCAGCGGGCGCTTTACAGCCTTGTTCTCGAAGCCCAGAAGAATGCTGTTGCGGCTGTTTGCCCCGGTGCAACGCTTCATGAGATCCATCAAGGTGTGGTGCGCGACCTGACACAAGGGTTAATAGCGCTTGGGCTGCTGGAAGGTGAGCTTGATGAGTGCATCAAGAATGAAAGCTATCGGCGCTTCTACCTGCATTCCACCTCCCACTGGCTGGGTCTGGATGTTCATGACGTGGGCGCTTACCGCCTGGATCCAGAAACCTCTCGCCCTTTACAGCCGGGCATGGTGATTACCGTTGAACCAGGGCTTTACATGCCGGATGACGAAGATATTCCGGCTGACTACCGCAGCATCGGTATCCGTATCGAAGATGATGTAGTGGTGACCACTGAAGGCCACGAGATAATTACCTCTCATGTACCCAAAGAGATTGCAGATATTGAGGCCCTGATGGCTAATAAATAACCGCTGTTGGCTGGTTGTTTTATTTGTTATGTAATTTACATTACGAAATAAGCAGCTGATTTTTATGGTTTATGTCTTTTCCTGAGCCTTTCAACTTAGGTTATGTGCTGAGGCTTTTGTGCTGAGGCTTTTATACTAAAGAGGCGCAACGATGGCGATGTCCGAGCAAGCAGTCACTTACGATATTGTGATTATAGGAGGAGGCCTGGTGGGCGCCAGCCTGGGCTGTGCGCTGGCACCGCTGATCACGCAATATGGGTTACGCGTGGCGGTGATTGAAGCCACCGCCTTGCCGGAGGCTGCTGAACCGCCTGTCTGGCAGCCGAGTTTTGATGCCCGAGCCAGCGCGATTGCTGAGGGTTCGGCGCAGCGCTTTCGTCGCCTGGGCGTGTGGGAGGCGATGCAACAGGAAGCCTCTCCCATCCGGCGGATTCATATCAGTGAGCGGGGGCGGATGGGGGCAACACGTCTGAATGCGCAAGACGTTGGCGTTGAGGCGCTGGGGCATGTCATCCCGAACGCCTGGATAGGGCGTGTTTTACACCACGAACTAAGCGGCTTGCCGCTTGAATGGCATTGCCCAGCGCGCGTTGAACAATTGGCACCCGTGGCCGAGGGGCACCACCTGACCCTATCGGATGGCAGTGAGCTGGTGGCAGGGCTGACAGTGCTGGCCGATGGGGGGCGTTCAGGGCTCAAGGAGCAGCTGGGTATTCCCAGTGCGCAGACGTCCTATCAACAGACGGCCCTGATCACCCACGTAGGTGTCAGCCAGCCCCATCAAGGCATTGCCTATGAGCGTTTCACAACGGATGGCCCCATTGCACTACTGCCTTTGCCGGGCAATGCCATGGAACTGGTGTGGACGCACCCCAGCGGGGACGAAAAGGCCAGGTTAGCGCTGAGCGACAGTGATTTTCTCGCCCAGCTGCAAAAGGCCTTTGGTGACCGCGCCGGGCGTTTCACCCGGGTGGGCAACCGCCATGTCTATCCGCTCAAACTCACTACCGCAGATGAGCCGGTGCGGCCCGGCCTGGTGGTGTTAGGTAATGCGGCCCATGCGCTGCACCCGGTGGCAGGTCAGGGCTTTAACCTGGCATTGCGAGGCGTGATGGATCTTGTTGACACCCTGGCTCAAGCGCTGGCGCAGGGCAATTTTGAGAAAGGCGATAATCACTTGAACGCAGCGGCTACCCTAGGGGCGATGGAGACGCTGGCCCGATTCGAACAGCGCCGCGAGCGTGACCGCGCTAACGTTATCCGTTTCAGCGATGGCTTGGTAAGGCTGTTTGGGCTCGATTGGCCACTGTTGGGCCATGCCCGTGCGGCGGGGTTGATCGGCCTGAACCTGGCAGGGCCGCTGCGTCGCAGCTTGGCTCGCCGGGCAATGGGCGTGGAGCGTTGAGCAAGTAGTTGTCAGGAAAAGCGGTTTTCAGAAAAGGCGGCCAGAAATTTACAGCCAGAGGGTGTCGAGTCAATGCAATCAGCAAATCAACATACAGCAGCGTTTGATGTGGTGATAGTCGGTGCGGGTATGGTGGGAAGCAGTTTAAGCGCTCTGCTGGGCAATGCCGGCATGCGGGTTGGGCTGGTAGAAACCCGGCCAGCGCCGCTTATGCCAGCAGAGCGGGGTGTTGATACACCGCCAACGCCTCGGGTCAGTGCATTGACGCCTGTCTCTCAGCGTTTGCTGACCCATCTTCAGGCGTGGCCTGGCATGCAGGCTGATCGTGTGACGCCATACTCATTCATGCATGTCTGGGACGGCGAGGGCAGTGGTGATATTCATTTTTCAGCCGATGAAGCCGGGGTGGCGGTGCTTGGGCATATTGTTGAAAACGATGTCACCCTGGCAGCACTGAATCAGCAGTTGGTCAACCACCCCA from Halomonas sp. CH40 includes these protein-coding regions:
- the pepP gene encoding Xaa-Pro aminopeptidase; translated protein: MQPDLMLSPAPIAPQVYQARRARLMHKLPSHSAALIPGASLVTRSRDSEYPFRQDSDFYYLTGITEPGALLVLLPDGSDQGGQCVVFCQDRDFTMEAWTGRRLGAEGVMREHAVELAFENAEREEQLKTLLSGREMLYIPLSHPEAQGLADDAYQQAQAAQRRGHPTLQGWLDIAPLIHDMRLIKGDEELTLLRHAAAISARAHCRAMRAAAPGLHEYHLQAELEHEFVWQGGSGPAYSTIVGSGANACVLHYIENSAPLKAGELVLIDAGAEYALYAGDITRTFPVSGVFSAPQRALYSLVLEAQKNAVAAVCPGATLHEIHQGVVRDLTQGLIALGLLEGELDECIKNESYRRFYLHSTSHWLGLDVHDVGAYRLDPETSRPLQPGMVITVEPGLYMPDDEDIPADYRSIGIRIEDDVVVTTEGHEIITSHVPKEIADIEALMANK
- a CDS encoding YecA family protein, which produces MSLIDERHEFSDIADVFLLHGSMQSPAFLDGRLCGLLALRDISASAWLEEVCLSLGVEQPADTSSGERLLGWRKQTLEALSASDLNYTPLLPDELFSLAEQAQGLKDWVQGFNEVIDDVVDDETRKRWSQALCEALDDMPAIAGIDADIDDSPENENDLFALTEHVRMTAMLLYTEQHPGQPQVEQADAPTH
- a CDS encoding cell division protein ZapA gives rise to the protein MSDAKRPTTDITLLGRHYTIACDPGEEQKLERVARYLDRAMQGIQAQSSVLGTERVAIMAALNITNELLETKDAQRHYEADITRLSERLETALTKSREPANGTNKPS
- a CDS encoding 5-formyltetrahydrofolate cyclo-ligase, producing the protein MTYDVTLASPTLAQEPTGALAAGKDKTSLRRELKRRRRNLSMQAQQLAARKLCAQLKQLPEIQRARRISLYLPLNGEIDPTPLLPWLYRRGVKVYLPVLRPLADNTLWFVAYRPDTPMVKNRYRIWEPAAQFSAHRRNRLPPWALDTMLVPLVGFDAKANRMGMGGGYYDRTLAFVRHRRPAPRLMGVAHACQEVDSLPVEPWDIPLSAIVTDQGVIRPTLLRTSDIRANESVRVSQ
- the ubiH gene encoding 2-octaprenyl-6-methoxyphenyl hydroxylase translates to MAMSEQAVTYDIVIIGGGLVGASLGCALAPLITQYGLRVAVIEATALPEAAEPPVWQPSFDARASAIAEGSAQRFRRLGVWEAMQQEASPIRRIHISERGRMGATRLNAQDVGVEALGHVIPNAWIGRVLHHELSGLPLEWHCPARVEQLAPVAEGHHLTLSDGSELVAGLTVLADGGRSGLKEQLGIPSAQTSYQQTALITHVGVSQPHQGIAYERFTTDGPIALLPLPGNAMELVWTHPSGDEKARLALSDSDFLAQLQKAFGDRAGRFTRVGNRHVYPLKLTTADEPVRPGLVVLGNAAHALHPVAGQGFNLALRGVMDLVDTLAQALAQGNFEKGDNHLNAAATLGAMETLARFEQRRERDRANVIRFSDGLVRLFGLDWPLLGHARAAGLIGLNLAGPLRRSLARRAMGVER